One window from the genome of Pseudomonas sp. L5B5 encodes:
- a CDS encoding TonB-dependent receptor — protein sequence MSSLICIKRPLRHLCRLSLAVALAVASVPGAVQAQEPAAGVVAFDIAQGPLDQVLLDISRQSGAPISFRQDLVQGKQGPAIRGALQTRQALERALLGSGLEVEASEQGLVLRPAAARVPSPATRPSSAASASEPRLSKVTVTGSRIARAQTDGATPVTVITQQEMEARGYRNVYDALASHTQNTGMTQGEDYGNTWQPAASALNLRGLGPNHTLVLINGRRVADYPTAYGGQVNFTNLANIPSAVIERIEILSSGASAVYGSDAIAGVVNIILKKKIDGIDLNLRGGTTERGGGDNQRLQLSGGGSWGDFDGLFGLELTRREPIWADDRGFMSSSPAVDVGYRRNLDTGGYLGPGCGAYQGTFGNHLGGSGGRCTTDQMYNDYWTLQTQKENYDGYTRGTWHFSDSGQVYADLMYGLDHIQNNTRGPTFTSPDFINANTGNLERWFRRFSEEEIGGRTSNNSKWRETSWTGTLGMSDQIGDSGWSYELAANRSQYRSVRSTRYRPLSTIRDFYLGPQLGTQDGHPVFAPDPARLDRPLTSDEWRQFRRNLTETSRSVSQTYNASINGELFDLPAGPVGFAGVLELGKQQYRVEPDSALNEGAFYGTAPAQESGGSRKRYAVGGEFSVPVTDTVLASLAGRWDQYKFADRSEQQKTYNLGLEWRPLTSLLVRGSYGTSFRAPDLNYIYQADNNGYYPDQVDYYGCSQGVEGACDRGRVDYVQSGTSDLKSERGKSWTYGLVWSPSRNFDISADYWRVQIDDLLTTVDQNRLLQEENACRSGAQDISSASCQAVLARVQRNPGDAAVDPNKLQEVRVNAINAASERVSGLDLKSNIRWGAGDYGAFSSTLGYTLVLSHYYKESEQATSLDLRSDRSNHDWRSKANASLTWDYEHYSATLTGIRYGSVTNGNGDGRLSPWTVFNASARYKINDRASLGLTVNNLLNQYKHDDSAGWPYYPTGNYDAYGRQWWLDMSYHFGS from the coding sequence ATGTCCTCACTGATCTGTATCAAGCGTCCGCTCCGGCACCTGTGCCGGTTGTCATTGGCCGTGGCCCTGGCGGTCGCCAGCGTCCCCGGGGCGGTCCAGGCCCAGGAGCCGGCCGCTGGGGTAGTCGCCTTCGACATTGCCCAGGGGCCGCTGGATCAGGTGCTCCTGGATATCTCGCGCCAGAGTGGGGCACCGATCTCCTTTCGCCAGGACCTGGTGCAAGGCAAGCAGGGCCCGGCCATTCGCGGCGCACTGCAGACCCGCCAGGCGCTGGAGCGGGCACTGCTGGGCAGCGGCCTGGAGGTCGAGGCCAGCGAGCAGGGCCTGGTACTGCGCCCTGCCGCGGCCCGGGTCCCGTCACCGGCGACCCGGCCCAGCAGCGCTGCCAGCGCCAGCGAGCCGCGGCTATCGAAGGTCACGGTCACGGGGTCGCGCATCGCCCGGGCCCAGACCGACGGCGCGACCCCGGTGACCGTGATCACCCAGCAGGAGATGGAGGCCCGGGGCTACCGCAACGTCTACGACGCCCTGGCGTCCCACACCCAGAACACCGGCATGACCCAGGGCGAGGACTACGGCAATACCTGGCAGCCGGCGGCCAGCGCCCTCAACCTGCGCGGCCTGGGGCCTAATCACACGCTGGTGCTGATCAACGGCCGACGGGTGGCGGACTACCCGACGGCCTATGGCGGCCAGGTCAACTTCACTAACCTGGCCAACATCCCTTCGGCGGTCATCGAGCGCATCGAGATCCTCAGCAGCGGGGCCTCGGCGGTCTACGGCTCGGATGCCATCGCCGGGGTGGTCAACATCATCCTCAAGAAGAAGATCGACGGTATCGACCTCAACCTGCGTGGCGGCACCACCGAACGTGGCGGCGGCGACAACCAGCGGCTGCAGTTGAGCGGGGGCGGCAGCTGGGGCGACTTCGATGGCCTGTTCGGCCTGGAGCTGACCCGACGCGAACCGATCTGGGCCGACGACCGCGGTTTCATGAGCAGCAGTCCGGCGGTGGATGTCGGCTACCGGCGCAACCTCGACACCGGTGGCTACCTGGGGCCGGGCTGTGGCGCCTACCAGGGCACCTTCGGCAACCACCTGGGCGGCAGCGGCGGGCGCTGCACCACCGACCAGATGTACAACGACTACTGGACCTTGCAGACCCAGAAGGAAAACTACGATGGCTACACCCGCGGTACCTGGCATTTCAGCGACAGCGGCCAGGTGTACGCCGACCTGATGTACGGCCTGGACCATATCCAGAACAACACCCGGGGGCCGACCTTCACCTCGCCGGATTTCATCAATGCCAACACGGGCAATCTGGAGCGCTGGTTCCGGCGTTTCTCCGAGGAGGAGATCGGCGGGCGCACCAGCAACAACAGCAAATGGCGGGAAACTTCCTGGACTGGCACCCTGGGGATGTCCGACCAGATCGGCGACAGCGGCTGGAGCTACGAGCTGGCGGCCAACCGTTCGCAGTACCGCAGCGTGCGCAGCACCCGCTACCGGCCGCTGTCGACCATCCGCGATTTCTACCTGGGCCCGCAGTTGGGGACCCAGGATGGGCATCCGGTGTTCGCCCCGGACCCGGCGCGCCTGGACCGGCCCTTGACGAGCGATGAGTGGCGACAGTTTCGCCGCAACCTGACCGAGACCAGCCGTTCGGTGTCGCAGACCTACAACGCCTCGATCAACGGCGAGCTGTTCGACCTGCCCGCCGGCCCGGTGGGGTTTGCCGGGGTGCTGGAGCTGGGCAAGCAGCAGTACCGTGTCGAGCCTGATTCGGCGCTCAACGAAGGCGCGTTCTACGGCACCGCGCCGGCGCAGGAGTCCGGTGGTTCGCGCAAGCGCTATGCCGTGGGCGGCGAGTTCAGCGTACCGGTCACCGACACGGTGCTGGCATCCCTGGCCGGACGCTGGGACCAGTACAAGTTCGCCGACCGCAGCGAGCAGCAGAAGACCTACAACCTGGGCCTGGAATGGCGTCCGCTGACCAGCCTGCTGGTGCGCGGCAGCTATGGCACCAGCTTTCGCGCGCCGGACCTGAACTACATCTACCAGGCCGACAACAACGGTTACTACCCCGACCAGGTCGACTACTACGGTTGCAGCCAGGGCGTGGAGGGCGCTTGCGATCGCGGGCGTGTGGACTACGTGCAGAGTGGCACCAGCGACCTCAAGTCCGAGCGCGGCAAGTCCTGGACCTATGGACTGGTCTGGTCGCCGTCGCGCAACTTCGACATTTCCGCCGACTACTGGCGCGTGCAGATTGACGACCTGCTGACCACCGTGGACCAGAACCGCCTGCTGCAAGAGGAAAATGCCTGTCGCAGCGGTGCCCAGGACATCAGCTCGGCCAGTTGCCAGGCGGTGCTGGCACGGGTCCAGCGCAACCCCGGCGATGCCGCGGTGGACCCGAACAAGCTGCAAGAGGTGCGGGTCAATGCCATCAACGCCGCCAGCGAGCGGGTCAGCGGCCTGGACCTCAAGAGCAATATCCGCTGGGGAGCTGGCGACTACGGGGCGTTCAGCTCGACCCTGGGCTACACGCTGGTGCTCTCGCACTACTACAAGGAATCCGAGCAGGCCACGAGCCTGGATTTGCGCTCCGACCGCAGCAACCATGACTGGCGCAGCAAGGCCAACGCCAGCCTGACCTGGGACTACGAGCATTACAGCGCGACCTTGACGGGCATCCGTTATGGCAGCGTCACCAATGGCAACGGCGACGGCCGGCTCTCGCCCTGGACCGTGTTCAATGCCAGCGCCCGCTACAAGATCAACGACCGCGCCAGCCTGGGGCTGACCGTCAACAACCTGCTCAACCAGTACAAGCACGACGATTCCGCTGGCTGGCCCTATTACCCCACCGGCAACTACGACGCCTACGGGCGCCAGTGGTGGCTGGACATGAGCTACCACTTCGGCAGTTGA
- a CDS encoding TonB-dependent receptor codes for MSLSVPRKSPLSLALLLTFQVLPAWAANEPFDLPAGPLDQTLLGISRQSGLPISFSQALVAGHSAPAIKGSLSHGQALALALQGTGLKDEEGAEGVVISAADAPASRVAAAPATFAEPTTQLQRVEVTGSAIRRVDAETAVPVTVMRVEKLREQGVTSTEELINRISANQSSVGSGRSVGSSSGGAAFADLRGIGPNKTLVLLNGRRLSNNATGSSNGSGVDLNTIPFAAIDRVEVLRDGASALYGTDAIGGVINFITKTSLTTGQVSTSYDTPTHSGGGQSKNFSGSWGFGDLEEDRFNVFGVVSHDKQERLAAKDRGYTYNYQPGRGLDYTSGTAFPANWSQGGNATNPLAGSGCNAPGLLSRNGICRQSLWSYLDLVPETEKTSAFAKATGKLSDEHNVSLEYFWARNQNRTQIGPGTLMGNQVDPGTAFYPGNGITPGPSDFVLDSSQPVSVNWREASVGARRHEDDNSNQRLLLSFDGSVAGWDYNVGAAYNQNKVTNTIRSGYVSDLAVRQGIASGVINPFGAQTPAGEALLAANTVSGDYGSAVGRVKSIDGRASREIGDWFGAGPAGLALGGEYRKEDFHQDFAAFAGDLQNLGVDPNGAVAGDRSVQAEYAELNVPLLDSLELSAAVRHDKYSDFGSTTNPKYSFRFQPFRELVVRGAYSEGFRAPSLYELYNPIYTTFTNANYNDPHLCAGGNPSNGGIANRDCAQQFNRSSGGNRDLKPETARNVTLGFVYQPFERLTTGLDFWWIDIANQIAEFPESSPFESPDLYADRLVRKADGSIDHVVTGLSNLGKLKTEGVDVSFDYRLPALAWGQFGVALQGTYVNRYEYQQELKGAFIDKLGDFRGGDFSSAGAVARWRHSLTASWSQGPLGASLTNRYTSGYHDSDPSTHHSVGAYSVWDLAGTYTWRKSLAVTLGVKNLLDREPPFSNQTYTFQSGYDPRYSDPFGRTLYTRLSYSF; via the coding sequence ATGAGTCTGTCTGTACCTCGTAAATCCCCCTTGAGCCTGGCCTTGCTGCTGACTTTCCAGGTGCTGCCGGCCTGGGCCGCGAACGAGCCGTTCGATTTGCCCGCCGGTCCGCTGGACCAGACGCTGCTGGGCATCTCGCGCCAGAGCGGCCTGCCGATTTCCTTCTCCCAGGCACTGGTGGCCGGGCATTCGGCCCCGGCGATCAAGGGCTCGCTCAGCCATGGCCAGGCGTTGGCCCTGGCATTGCAGGGCACGGGCCTGAAGGACGAGGAGGGCGCCGAGGGCGTGGTGATCAGCGCCGCAGATGCGCCGGCCAGCCGTGTGGCCGCGGCCCCGGCGACTTTCGCCGAGCCCACCACCCAGCTGCAGCGGGTGGAAGTCACCGGCTCGGCGATTCGCCGGGTCGATGCCGAGACGGCAGTACCCGTCACTGTCATGCGGGTCGAGAAGCTGCGCGAGCAGGGGGTGACCAGCACCGAGGAATTGATCAACCGTATTTCCGCCAACCAGTCATCGGTGGGTTCCGGGCGTTCGGTGGGTTCCAGCAGTGGTGGTGCGGCGTTCGCCGACCTGCGGGGCATTGGCCCGAACAAGACCCTGGTGTTGCTCAACGGCCGACGCCTGAGCAACAACGCCACGGGCAGCAGCAATGGTTCCGGGGTCGACCTGAATACCATCCCCTTTGCCGCCATCGACCGGGTTGAGGTGTTGCGAGACGGCGCCTCGGCGCTGTACGGCACCGACGCCATCGGCGGGGTGATCAACTTCATCACCAAGACCAGCCTGACCACCGGCCAGGTCAGCACCAGCTACGACACACCGACCCATTCCGGCGGCGGCCAGAGCAAGAACTTCAGCGGTAGCTGGGGGTTTGGTGACCTGGAAGAAGATCGCTTCAATGTGTTCGGTGTGGTCAGTCACGACAAGCAGGAGCGCCTGGCAGCCAAGGACCGTGGCTACACCTACAACTACCAGCCCGGCCGCGGCCTGGACTACACCTCCGGCACTGCCTTCCCGGCCAACTGGAGCCAGGGCGGCAACGCTACCAACCCCTTGGCCGGTTCCGGCTGCAACGCCCCGGGGTTGCTGTCGCGCAACGGCATCTGCCGGCAGAGCCTGTGGAGTTACCTGGACCTGGTGCCGGAAACCGAGAAGACCTCGGCGTTCGCCAAGGCCACGGGCAAGCTCAGTGACGAACACAACGTCAGCCTGGAGTACTTCTGGGCGCGCAACCAGAACCGCACCCAGATCGGCCCCGGCACCCTGATGGGCAACCAGGTCGACCCCGGTACCGCGTTCTATCCGGGCAATGGCATCACCCCCGGCCCCAGCGATTTTGTCCTCGATTCCTCGCAGCCGGTATCGGTCAACTGGCGTGAAGCCTCGGTCGGCGCGCGCCGGCATGAAGACGACAACAGCAACCAGCGCTTGCTGCTGAGCTTCGATGGCAGCGTGGCCGGCTGGGACTACAACGTGGGCGCGGCCTACAACCAGAACAAGGTGACCAACACCATTCGCAGCGGTTATGTCAGCGATCTGGCCGTGCGCCAGGGCATCGCCAGCGGGGTGATCAACCCGTTCGGGGCGCAAACGCCAGCCGGTGAAGCCCTGCTTGCCGCCAACACGGTGAGTGGCGATTACGGCAGCGCCGTGGGCAGGGTCAAGTCCATCGACGGGCGTGCCAGCCGCGAGATCGGCGACTGGTTCGGTGCAGGCCCTGCGGGGCTGGCCCTGGGGGGCGAATACCGCAAGGAGGACTTCCACCAGGATTTCGCCGCTTTTGCCGGCGACTTGCAGAACCTGGGGGTCGACCCCAATGGCGCAGTGGCGGGTGACCGCAGCGTGCAGGCCGAATATGCCGAGCTGAACGTTCCGCTGCTCGACAGCCTGGAGCTGTCGGCGGCGGTGCGCCACGACAAGTACAGCGACTTCGGCAGCACCACCAACCCCAAGTATTCGTTCCGCTTCCAGCCGTTTCGCGAGCTGGTGGTGCGTGGCGCCTACAGCGAAGGGTTCCGCGCGCCATCGCTGTATGAGCTGTACAACCCGATCTACACCACCTTCACCAACGCCAACTACAACGACCCGCACCTGTGTGCCGGCGGCAACCCGAGCAATGGCGGGATCGCCAATCGCGACTGCGCCCAGCAGTTCAACCGCAGCTCCGGCGGCAACCGTGATCTCAAGCCCGAGACCGCGCGCAACGTGACCTTGGGCTTCGTCTACCAGCCGTTCGAGCGCCTGACCACCGGGCTGGACTTCTGGTGGATCGACATCGCCAACCAGATTGCCGAGTTCCCCGAGTCGTCGCCGTTCGAGAGTCCTGATCTTTACGCCGATCGCCTGGTGCGCAAGGCCGATGGTTCCATCGATCACGTGGTCACCGGCCTGTCCAACCTGGGCAAGCTGAAGACCGAAGGGGTCGACGTCAGCTTCGACTATCGCCTGCCGGCCCTGGCCTGGGGCCAGTTTGGCGTGGCCTTGCAAGGCACCTATGTCAATCGCTACGAATATCAGCAGGAGCTCAAGGGTGCCTTCATCGACAAGTTGGGGGATTTTCGCGGTGGCGACTTTTCGTCGGCCGGCGCCGTGGCGCGCTGGCGCCACAGCCTGACCGCGAGCTGGAGCCAGGGGCCGCTGGGTGCCAGCCTGACCAATCGCTACACCAGCGGCTACCACGACTCCGACCCCAGCACTCATCACAGCGTCGGCGCCTACAGCGTCTGGGACCTGGCCGGCACCTATACCTGGCGCAAATCCCTGGCCGTGACCCTGGGAGTGAAGAACTTGCTGGACCGCGAGCCGCCGTTCAGCAACCAGACCTACACCTTCCAGAGCGGCTACGACCCGCGTTACTCGGACCCGTTCGGGCGGACCCTGTATACCCGGCTCAGCTACAGCTTTTGA